Part of the Labrenzia sp. PHM005 genome is shown below.
CGCTGTTTTTTAGTTCAATTGTTCTCGCTCCGGCTTCCGCTGGCGGATATGCATCGTCCTGTTATGAGCAGGCTGTGGTGCCGGCGGTTTATCAAACCGTTCAGGAGCGGGTCCTGGTTCAGGCCGCCAGCAGTTATGTCGTTCAAAAACCAGCGGTCTATTCCTTTCAAACCCGGCGTGTTCTGGTCCAGCCGGAACGGGTGAGTTACCGGACTAGTCCGGCCATATATAGAACCCAGCAACACAAGGTTCTGGCAAAACCGGCCAGCAGCGGATGGGAGTACCGGACCATCAAGGGCCGCAGGATCTTGTGCAAGGTTCACTATCCTGCCGTTTACCAGATGGCGAGCCAGCAAGTGCTGGTGAAACCGGCTTCCCGGGTGGCGGTCCGGCAGCCTGCGGTCTACAGCCATGTCAAAGAAAAGGTCTTGGTGCAGCCCGCAAGTCAGTACCGGGTTCAAAAGCCGGCAGTCTATAAGACGGTAACCCGCAGGGTTCAGGTGCAACCAGCCCGCACGGTTTGGCAGCCGGTTCGGGTTCGCGGCTGCCGGAGCTGACGTTTCACTGCAGAGGTAAACTGTAGAACCTAGTCACATCGGTTCGGGTGCTTACCAGGTCTGGCCAACCGGTTGCAGCTTTTTGGCCAGAAAGTCGACGAAGACCCGCACTTTGGGCGCCATATTCCGTTTGGAGTTGTAGATCGCATAGGCATTGATCTCGAAGGCGTTGAAGCTGGAGAGCAGCGTCTTCAGGCGGCCTTCGGCAATGTCCTGATGCACCATGTATCCCGGACAGAGCGCCAGACCGCAGCCGGCGAGGACATAATCGCGGACCGCACGGGCGCTGTTGACCAATAGACCACCTTCGACAGGTACCTGGATGAGATTACCGTCCTCATGAAACGGCCAGCTGTGCGGGTTGCGGAAATTCGTGTCGATGATGCATTGGTGCTGGCCAAGATCATTTGGTTTTTCCGGCGTGCCTTTTTCCTTTAAGTAAGTGGGCGAAGCGCATAGGTAGATTGGGGACGGCGCGAGCTTGCGGGCGATCAGGCCGGAACTCGGCAGATCTGCGATACGCACCGCCACATCAAATCCCTCATCGACCAAATGGACATGCCGGTCCGATAGGCTGAGGTCGACTGAGACACAAGGAAAGGCCTTTGTGAACTCAGGCAGAAGGGGTGCCACATAAAGTTCGCCAAAGGTGGTTGGTGCGCTTACATGCAGCCGTCCGCGCGGTTGCTCTGACTGATGAAGGATCAGGTCTTCCAGTTCATCGATATCATCCAGCACTTGGACACAGCGGCTGTGATAAAGCTGGCCGGCTTCTGTTGGGCTGAGGCTCCGGGTTGTCCGATTGAAAAGGCGCGTTCCAAGGCGGTTTTCGAGAGCCTGTACCTTTTTCGAAACAAGGGTTTTGGACGTGCCGAGTTTGTCGGCGGCACTGGTGAACGAGCCGGTTTCATAAACGGATACAAAGGCGCGCATGGCGTCGATCAGATTCATATTGTTTCCGATTTTGCATCAAAGAGTATCATTTTCCCGTATTTATAAAAATATTTGCTCCAATTAAATCGAAAGGGCAACCACATTTCTTTATGGGAGATCGTTATGATCGATACCAAAACTGGCCCCTATGCCATTCTTTTGCTGCGCGTGTCTTTAGGTGTTTTGTTTTTGGCACATGCTGGGCTCAAGTTTTTTGTGTTCACCCCTTCAGGCGCTGCGGGGTTCTTTCAGTCCCTGGGATTGCCAGGTGTTCTGGCCCATGTGACGATCGGTGTTGAAGTGCTCGGCGCTCTGGCACTGATCACCGGTTTTCATGCGCGTATTGCGGCGCTCGCATTGCTGCCAATCCTGATCGGCGCCATCGTATTTGTGCATGGCCACAATGGCTGGCTGTTTTCCAATGAAAACGGCGGCTGGGAGTTTCCAGCATTCTGGGCTCTCGCGCTGATTGTGCAGGCTCTGCTGGGCAATGGCGCCTATGCGCTTTCCGGCAAAGACAGCCCTTTTGTGGCGCATGCCGCCTGATCCGAAGCCCCAAATCCGACAGGAAAAACTTGAGGAAACACAATGCTGATCGATGGCAAATGGAGCGCCGACTGGCACCCGTATCAGAAAACTGACGAGGGAGGCCGGTTTGTCCGCCAGGTATCGAGTTTCCGGACCTGGATCACAGCGGATGGCGCGCCGGGACCGGAAGGGCAACCGGCACTGAAAGCAGAAGCTGACCGGTTCCATCTCTTTGTGAACTACATTTGCCCCTGGGCCGGCAGAACTTTGATTGTGCGCAATCTGAAAAAGCTCGAGGAGCTCGTGACTGTCTCGGTTCTGGAACCTGTCATGAGCCCGCAAGGTTGGCGGTTCGGCGATTTTCCAGGCGCATCGGGTGCAGATACCGAAATCGGTGCCACCTATATGCACGAGATCTACACCTGGTCGGATCAAGGTTTCACAGGCCGGGCGTCAGTTCCGGTCTTGTGGGACAAAAAGCAAAAGCGGATTCTCAACAACGAGTCTGCCGATATTATCCGGATCTTTGATCGGGCGTTTCAGAACCTGACGGGTGAGCCGCCCAGCCTCCGGCCACAAGAGCTTGGTCCGGACATTCAGAAGCTAAGCGAACGCCTCTATGAGACTTTCAACAACGGCGTCTATCGTGCCGGTTTTGCCCAAAGCCAGAGTGCCTATGAAGAAGCTGTGGGCGGGATTTTTGCCACATTGGACGATATGGAAACCCGTCTCGGGGATGGCCGGTCCTATCTGTTTGGAGACAACCTGACCGAGGTTGACGTCCGGTT
Proteins encoded:
- a CDS encoding LysR family transcriptional regulator, encoding MNLIDAMRAFVSVYETGSFTSAADKLGTSKTLVSKKVQALENRLGTRLFNRTTRSLSPTEAGQLYHSRCVQVLDDIDELEDLILHQSEQPRGRLHVSAPTTFGELYVAPLLPEFTKAFPCVSVDLSLSDRHVHLVDEGFDVAVRIADLPSSGLIARKLAPSPIYLCASPTYLKEKGTPEKPNDLGQHQCIIDTNFRNPHSWPFHEDGNLIQVPVEGGLLVNSARAVRDYVLAGCGLALCPGYMVHQDIAEGRLKTLLSSFNAFEINAYAIYNSKRNMAPKVRVFVDFLAKKLQPVGQTW
- a CDS encoding DoxX family protein, whose translation is MIDTKTGPYAILLLRVSLGVLFLAHAGLKFFVFTPSGAAGFFQSLGLPGVLAHVTIGVEVLGALALITGFHARIAALALLPILIGAIVFVHGHNGWLFSNENGGWEFPAFWALALIVQALLGNGAYALSGKDSPFVAHAA
- a CDS encoding glutathione S-transferase family protein, with product MLIDGKWSADWHPYQKTDEGGRFVRQVSSFRTWITADGAPGPEGQPALKAEADRFHLFVNYICPWAGRTLIVRNLKKLEELVTVSVLEPVMSPQGWRFGDFPGASGADTEIGATYMHEIYTWSDQGFTGRASVPVLWDKKQKRILNNESADIIRIFDRAFQNLTGEPPSLRPQELGPDIQKLSERLYETFNNGVYRAGFAQSQSAYEEAVGGIFATLDDMETRLGDGRSYLFGDNLTEVDVRFYVTLIRFDAAYLNLFKCNLRPIRDYPHLRRYLRRLYVMPEFGKATFIDHIKAGYYSIKALNPSGIIPLGPDLDYLN